In a single window of the Raphanus sativus cultivar WK10039 chromosome 9, ASM80110v3, whole genome shotgun sequence genome:
- the LOC108824229 gene encoding uncharacterized protein LOC108824229, whose amino-acid sequence MAISTLLSTSPFTLSPSSRKTHLLTPIPTTRALSSSPISPGGLNRNSFIQSQSPSLYYYPSRRNFTRRRRSSSPDGFLGTTKEDENDDESFQLVGVNPLKLAICVVFWTTLSLLWFARSGDAKAAADSTIKSSSFGLRIAAALRRFGWPDEAVVFALATLPVIELRGAIPVGYWMQLKPTVLTFFSVLGNMVPVPFIVLYLKKFASFLAGKSRTGSKLLEILFKRAKEKAGPVEEFQWLGLMLFVAVPFPGTGAWTGAIIASVLDMPFWSAVSSNFCGVVLAGLLVNLLVNLGLREAFVAGVALFFVSTFMWSVLRKIRKSVRPTLP is encoded by the exons ATGGCGATTTCTACATTACTCTCAACCTCTCCTTTCACACTATCTCCCTCATCTAGAAAAACCCATCTCCTCACTCCAATACCCACCACTAGGGCTCTCTCATCATCTCCCATCTCTCCAGGAGGATTGAATCGAAACAGTTTCATACAGAGTCAAAGTCCCAGTCTTTACTACTACCCATCACGCCGTAACTTCACCAGACGCCGCCGCTCTTCTTCTCCAGATGGGTTTCTCGGAACAaccaaagaagatgaaaatgaCGACGAAAGCTTCCAGCTTGTTGGCGTAAACCCGTTAAAATTGGCGATATGCGTTGTGTTCTGGACCACTCTCTCTCTGCTCTGGTTTGCTAGGTCCGGCGATGCCAAAGCCGCCGCTGACTCCACCATCAAATCATCCTCCTTTGGTCTCAGAATCGCCGCCGCTCTCCGCCGGTTCGGTTGGCCTGACGAAGCTGTGGTCTTTGCTTTAGCCACGCTTCCGGTTATCGAGCTCCGTGGTGCTATACCTGTCGGTTATTGGATGCAGCTTAAACCGACGGTTCTCACTTTCTTCTCTGTTCTTGG cAATATGGTTCCGGTTCCATTTATCGTTCTCTACCTCAAAAAGTTTGCGTCTTTCTTGGCGGGTAAGAGCAGAACAGGTTCGAAGTTACTCGAGATCTTGTTCAAAAGAGCTAAAGAGAAGGCTGGACCtgtggaagagttccagtggTTAGGACTAATGCTCTTTGTAGCCGTTCCGTTCCCTGGAACCGGTGCTTGGACAGGAGCTATCATAGCATCGGTCCTAGACATGCCGTTCTGGTCTGCTGTTTCGTCTAATTTCTGCGGGGTTGTGTTGGCGGGACTGCTTGTGAACTTGCTGGTGAATCTTGGTCTGAGAGAAGCCTTTGTGGCTGGTGTTGCTCTCTTTTTTGTGTCTACGTTTATGTGGAGTGTATTGAGGAAGATTAGGAAGTCTGTAAGACCAACTTTGccttga
- the LOC130499492 gene encoding uncharacterized protein LOC130499492: MIKIMRLFATVVVVTMLLASGLAQARTEPFQTDSNLIHIPPHFPTEPIPPNKPHQDAKISVEQFPIPVPGTCPPGFPGCPPAKISVEQFPIPVPGPCPPGFPGCPPARS, translated from the coding sequence ATGATCAAGATCATGAGGCTCTTTGCAACAGTAGTGGTAGTTACAATGCTTCTTGCATCTGGTCTTGCCCAAGCTAGGACCGAGCCTTTTCAAACTGACTCTAATCTAATCCATATACCACCACACTTCCCAACCGAACCAATTCCTCCTAACAAACCACACCAGGATGCAAAGATATCAGTGGAGCAGTTTCCGATCCCAGTTCCAGGAACTTGTCCTCCGGGCTTCCCTGGATGCCCACCAGCAAAGATATCAGTGGAGCAGTTCCCGATCCCAGTTCCAGGACCTTGTCCTCCGGGCTTCCCTGGATGCCCACCAGCAAGGTCTTAA
- the LOC108823428 gene encoding PHD finger protein ALFIN-LIKE 6, whose translation MEVITHPTPRTVEEVFTDFRGRRAGLIKALTTDMVKFYQTCDPEKENLCLYGLPNETWEVNLPVEEVPPELPEPALGINFARDGMQEKDWVSLVAVHSDSWLLSVAFYFGARFGFGKNERKKLFQMINELPTIFEIVTGNAKQSKDLSANNNNNNNSSKSKSNGLKVPKMSSPPPKEEDESEDEDEDDEQGAVCGACGDSDGTDEFWICCDACEKWFHGKCVKITPAKAEHIKHYKCPTCSNKRARP comes from the exons atggaGGTAATCACTCATCCAACACCTCGAACTGTCGAAGAGGTCTTTACTGACTTCAGAGGTCGTCGAGCTGGTCTTATCAAGGCTCTCACTACCG ATATGGTGAAGTTTTACCAAACGTGCGATCCTG AGAAAGAGAACTTGTGCCTCTATGGACTTCCTAACGAGACATGGGAGGTGAATCTTCCCGTCGAGGAAGTTCCTCCCGAGCTTCCTGAGCCTGCTCTTGGCATCAACTTCGCTAGAGACGGGATGCAAGAAAAGGACTGGGTGTCTCTGGTCGCTGTTCACAGTGATTCCTGGCTGCTCTCTGTCGCGTTCTACTTTGGTGCTCGTTTTGGGTTTGGTAAAAATGAGAG GAAGAAGCTCTTCCAGATGATAAACGAGCTCCCAACCATTTTCGAGATTGTGACAGGCAATGCAAAGCAATCCAAGGATCTATCtgccaacaacaacaacaacaacaacagtagCAAAAGCAAATCCAACGGCTTGAAG GTTCCAAAGATGTCATCTCCACCGCCgaaagaagaagacgagagTGAGGACGAGGACGAAGACGACGAACAAGGTGCGGTCTGTGGCGCTTGTGGAGACAGTGACGGTACAGACGAGTTCTGGATCTGCTGCGACGCGTGTGAGAAATGGTTCCATGGGAAATGTGTGAAGATAACACCTGCAAAAGCGGAACACATCAAGCATTACAAATGCCCAACCTGCAGTAACAAGAGAGCCAGGCCTTGA